TTCACGAAGTTCTGGCTGGGCTTGTGAAAGTCGCAGCAGCCCAGTCCCTGCGGCACGCTCAATGCATCGCCATAATTCAGGCGGCCATATAGTGTGCCATCGTCCTGTGAATACTGGATGGCAAACATCGACTCCGGCCCGTTCTCAAAACTGCCGGGCAGGAAGTTATTGGCATAATCGTTTTCCAGGTGAAATGCAGATCCGATGGCCTTGTCGGCTGCTGCCACCACTTCGTTGAGGTGAGTGGTATTTACTCCGGTTACATTGTACTGATCGTCCTGCGTATAGGCCTGGAACAATCTTGCTTTGGCCAGGAAACCATTGGCAGCGGCAGCACTGGGGCGACCCACCTGTGTTTGCGTGGCGGGTAAGTTGTCGGCTGCAAATTTGAAATCGCCGGCAATTTTTTCCCATAGGCTATCATTACTCAATGTACGGTTGGAAATGGTAGCATAACTATCCTGCGGTACCGTTTCGTCGATGTAGGGGATGTGGTAGAACAATTCCTTGAGCAGGAAATAATAATACCCACGCAGGAAACGCATTTCCCCTTGCCGGGCCGCCTTTTGCGGGTAAGCCGTGGCGTCGATCTTATTCAAATAACCGAGGGCGATATTGGCCCTGGAAATGCCGATGTAAATGCGGTACCATAAATTATCGAGCTGCCAGAAATCGGCGCGCATGTTACTGAAGGTTTCCATAAAATGAAACTCCTGGCCATCACCTTCGTCGCGGCCACCTTTATAAGCATCGTCAGACATTACATCGCCATACTGCCAGAGGCTGAACGACACGTTGATGTCGCCATTGCCCAGCGGAGAATAAGCGGCGATCACGAAGTTGTCGATGTTCTCCGGGTTGGCCACCTGGTCGGGGCTTAGCACGCCTTTAGGCGCTATCTCCAACTGTTTGTTACAACTACCTGCCACAATCAGCAACAGGCAAAGTGCATATATCTTTTTCATGAATCGTGGAATTAAAAGGAAATGTTTGCGCCGGCTGTGAACACCGTCGGATTCGGATAACCATAACTTGGGCTTTCAGGATCGAGCCCGGTGAAACTTTTGCTTTTCATTACGAGTAACAAATTGTCGCCTCCGAGGTACAGCCTCACCTTTTGAATATGCATGCGCTGCAAAGTAGTGGAGGGCAACGAAAAGCCCAGTTGTGCATTGCGGATCTTCAGGTAAGATCCTTTCTCCACGAAATAGGTGGAAAAACGCGATTCGAAATTATCGTCGGTGGTAGTGAGTGCGGGAATATTACTGTTAGGATTTTGCGGCGTCCAGGAATGCAACAGGCGTGATCCCTTATTGGAGCCGGTTTCGGCCACACTCCAGAAGTCGGTATTGTATTTCACATCATTGATCTCATCGAGGCCCTGTACACCCTGGATGAAGATGCTAAAATCGAAATTCTGGTATTGCAATGCGATGTTGAAACCATATGTAAAGTCCGGGTGCGGGCGACCTATCCACGTGCGGTCTTTGTTATCTATCACGCCGTCGCCGTTCAGGTCTTTGTAGCGGATGCGGCCCAGGCCTTTGCCTTGCTGCGTGGCAGAATTATCCACCTGCTTTTGTGTTTTGAACAGGCCGTCGGCCACATAACCATAGAACGAGTTCACCGGGCGGCCCAGGATATTATCGTTTAAGCCGTTGCCACCGTAGTTGTTCACTACCGATTCGGGCAGGTTGGTGATCTTGTTCTTATACCCGGAAATGTTGCCATTTAGCTGGTATTGCAATGCGCCCACACGGCCCTGGTGGGTCAGGGTAAACTCCCAGCCTTTGTTTTGCATGGAAGCACCATTCACGTACTGGCCACCGCCTTCGCCCAGTACAGCGAGGTAAGGCGGAAAAATGAGAATGTCGTTTGTATTCTTGACATAATACTCGGCACTACCGGTGATCTTCTGGTTAAACAAACCGAAGTCGAGCCCAATGTTGCTCATGGTGCTGGCTTCCCACTTCAGGTTTTCATTGCCGCGCTGCGTAATGCGGTAACCTGATGGCAACGTACCGGAATGGGCACCGGCAATATCGTATGCCGTACCTGAAGTAGGCCCGTTCAGCGGATTGCCTCCGGCGTAGTCGGTTACATATAGCGTATATGCAGCCACGTTACTTATTTCCTGGTTACCCGTTTGGCCCCAGCCGTAGCGAAGTTTCAGATCGCTCAGCACGCCGTTACTGCTTATTTGTTTGAAAAAGGCTTCCTCGAAAATGCGCCACCCCAGCGAGAAAGCGGGGAAGGTGCCATAACGGTGATTGGCGCCGAAACGTGATGAGCCATCGCGGCGGATGGTGGCTGAAGCCAGGTAGCGATTGTTGTAAGAATAGTTCACTTTACCGAAATACGACATGAGCGCATTTTCTGCAGCGCCGCCCCCATTGTCTTTCGTGCCGGTGCCTGCATCGAGATAAGTGTAGTTGGTATTTTCAATGGCAAAGCCTTCGCGACTCGCATAAAAACTCTGGTCTTTTTCTTTATGAAATTCAGTACCGATAACGGCGTTCACCAGGTGTTTACCGATGGTGGTATTGTAGTTTAAAGTATTCGCCCAATTGATCTTTGAATTGTTGGAGTAGTTCATTGTAAGCTTGTTCACATCGTTTACCAGGTAACCACTCTGATAGGTTTTCAGGAAATTGCTGAGCACATAGTTGCCGTAGTCCAAACCTACGCTTGTGCGCAGGTTCAGGCCTTTGATAATGGTGAGGTCTGCAAAGGCGTTACCGAAAATGCGGATGTAGCGATACTTATTCTGCTGGTTATCTTCCAGCAGGCGAACCGGGTTTTGCCGGTCGTTCATGCCGCCTACCGGGCCGCCCCATCCCGTACCATCGACCGTGTGTACGGGAATGATAGGGAGAGCCTGCAAAGAAAGGTTCAGCACACCGGGATCGGTTACTTCGGCGGTACGGTTGATCGTAAAATTTTCGCCCACCGTAAGGCGGTTGGCCAGCAATTTATACGTGGTGTTCATACGCGCGGAAATGCGGTTGAAACCAGTGGTTTTCATGATGCCTTTATTATCGAAATAACCGAGCGAAAACAGTGAGGTGCTGTGATCTGTGCCATTGCTAATGGACAGGTCGTACGATTGAATAACACCGGGCTGTGAGATTGCGTCGAACCAATCGGTGTTGGCCGTTTTCATGGTGCCCGCAGCATCGAGGTATTGGGGCAACAGTATTTTATCAAGCACGGGCGTGCCATTGGCATCTGCATGCCAGTTAAAGCGGTAGTCAATGTTGTTCACATTCGGATCGCGACCGGTGTTCACCGCGGCCTGCCAGTAAGCCTGGCCATAGCCGCCGGCATTGAGCAGTTTGGGTTTGGTAAGGTACGACTGCATGCCACGATAAGCATTGGCGCTTACCTGCATTTTGCCAACACGGCCTTGTTTGGTGGTGATGATGATCACTCCGTTTGCCGCGCGCGAGCCATAGATGCTGGCGGCGGAGGCATCTTTCAAGACCTGCATGGTTTCGATGTCGCTGGAATTGAGTTCCTGCATACCAGCTTTGGTGGGCACACCATCGATCACGAACAGCGGATCGTTATCATTGAGGGTACCGATACCGCGGATGCGAATAGTAGCGGGTGCACTGGGCGATCCGCTGGACGTGACCACGACGCCTGCTACCTGGCCTTCCAGGGCTTTGATCGGGTTGGCCACCGCCTGCTTTTTCAGGTCGGCCACACTTACCACCGATACTGCGCCGGTAAGGTCTGCCTTCTTTTGTGTTTGGTAACCCGTTACAACCACCTGGTTAAGGTCGTTCACGTTTTGCACCAGCGATACGCGCAAAGCTCTGCTGGCAGGTACGATCATTGTAAGTGGCTCCATGCCCATAAGGCGGAAAGTAATGCTGGCGCCAGTGGCAGCGTCGATGGTAAAGTGGCCCAGTGTGTCGGTAATAACGCCTTTGGCGCCCGATTGAACCACTACACCAGGTAGCGGTGCCTGGGTAGCCCGGGAAGTGACAGTGCCATTTACGGGCCGCTCTTGCGCAAACGCGCACGCAGACCAAAGCACTGCCAGTAGTGTAAAGATCTTTTTCATAACATCTGGAATTTTAGAACCGCTTACACGGATGCATTCAATACCGGCAAGCGATAAATAGCTGATAACTGATAATCGGAACAAGCGCCCTTTTGTGTAGTGACAAATGCGGCCAGCTGATTGGCGAAGGCCAGTGTATCGCGCAATGGCGCGCCTTCGGACATTTTCGCGATAATGCCCGCCAGGAAAGCATCTCCACTGCCTACGGTATCTGCTACCGGTACGGATATGCCCTCGCAGGTAACGTACTCCGCGCCATGGTTGAAGATAGCCCCGTCGCCGCCGCATGTTACAACGATCGTATCGATCTCAAATCTTTCTTTTAAAATTTTAATGCGGTCTATCTCGTTCGACAACGGTGAAAACCAACCGGTGATCAGTTCCAGTTCGGCCTTGTTCATCTTCACCATTGTAGCGGCGCTGAGTAGCGTCTCGATGATGTTGCGGTTGTAAAATGGCGGCCTTAAATTGATGTCCAACACTTTGTTGCGGGCAAACGGTAGTAGCTGGAAAAGCGTATCCCGCGTGGTTTTGCTGCGGGTGGACAGGGTGCCGAACACAAAATGACGGGCCTGCGCCACCAGTGCTTCGAGTTCAGCATTGCAGGCGATGTAATCCCAGGCTACGTCTTCTACGATGTTGTACACCACTTCGTGGCCTCCACGGATCTCGGCGGTTACAACGCTGGTGGGTTTCACCTCATCCATCTGGAAAAATTCCGTATTGATCTTCTTTGCCTCCAGCGTTTCTATCAGCTGTTTTCCCAGCTCGTCGAACCCGATGCGGGAAATCACCGCCGGCGTTTTTCCTAATTGTTGTAAATGGTAAGCCACGTTCATCGGTGCGCCTCCAGCTTGCCTCCCATTGGGCAAAAGATCCCACAATGTCTCCCCGAAGCAAACCACGGGGTAGCGGTTAGATGTATCCATCTCAAAAAATTTATGAAAATTGTTAATGTATTACCAGTGTTGCACCCAGTTGTTCCAGGGACTTGCCTTTGGTCTCCGGCATAAGTTTCCATACGAACAACAGCTGTAACACCATCATCACGGCAAAGAATAGAAAGGTGTTACCGCCGCCTGCTTTCTCAGCGAGGTAAGGAAAGGTAAAGGCGATGATCGCCGCCATGAACCAGTGCGTGGTGCTGCCCAGCGTCTGGCCCTTGGCGCGTACCGAGGTAGGAAAGATCTCCGAGATAAAAACCCAGATCACCGCACCCTGCGAAAACGCGAAGAAGGCAATATATATAAGAAGGTAAGCCGGTACGGCAAAATTGGCTATCGGGTGACTACCCTGCGTGTAAAACGAGAACGACACCAGGCCCAAAGTAACGATAAGCCCGAAAGAACCGATAATCATGAGGGTTCTGCGGCCAAAACGGTCGATGAAGTTCATAGCCAGCAAAGTGAAGCAGAAGTTGATAAAACCTAGTCCCACAGACGATAGCAGCGAAGACTTAGTACCGAGCCCCGTCATTTCAAAAATGCGTGGTGCATAATAAATAATGGCGTTGATGCCCGACACCTGGTTGAAAATGGCGAATAGCATGGCAAGCATCACCGGTGTTTTGTGAGGGGAGGAAAACAGCGGATCGTTCTGCGTTTGCTGTTTCACTTCGAGCGCACCCTGCTGGATGGCCGTTACAATCGTATCGGCAGTAGCGGGATTGATCAGCCGCAATATGCGCCGGGCCTCGTCCACATTACCTTTGCGCTGGATAAGCCAGCGTGGGCTTTCCGGTACGAAGCGCAGCAGCACCAGGAAAATGAAGGAAGGTACTGCCTGCACGCCCAGCATGAGGCGCCATGGCTCGTTGCCTATCTGGCCAATGAGATAGTTGGATAAATAGGAAATAAGGATACCCAATACGATGTTGAACTGGAAGAGCGCCACGAGGCGGCCCCGCCGTTCGGCCGGTGCGATCTCGGAAATATAAATGGGCGCCGTTACCGATGATGCTCCTACGCCCAGTCCGCCGGCAAAGCGGAAGAACAAGAACAAATACCAGTTGGTAGACAGGGCGCTGCCCAGCGAAGATACCAGGTACAGTGCGGCGATAATGTAGAGCGTGTTCTTGCGTCCCAGTTTATCAGAAGGCATGGCGCCCAAGAGCGAACCGATAACCGTGCCGATGAGGGCAATTGAAATGGTAAACCCATGTTCAAACGCGTTAAGCGCCCAGTATTTTTGAATTAACTTTTCTGCGCCGGAGATAACAGCGGTATCAAAACCAAAGAGAAAACCGCCCAAAGCAATAACGACCGACCAGCTAAAAACGTGATTTTTGTTCATGTGGAATGTGATGTGGAATTTTTATAGAGCAATGATAGTGAGCTGCCGAGGAAAACCTTTGCAAAATGAGGTGAAATGCTTTTGAATCCAGTATGAATATCTAATAAATTAATTATCAATAGATTGAATTAATGTATCGTCATCATAAACCCGGCCCGTTTTCGAAAATGACACATCGGTTTCTAAAATTAGAACATTCGGCCCGGGCCTTGCCTGGAGACCGGGCGTGGCAACAG
This window of the Chitinophaga sancti genome carries:
- a CDS encoding sugar porter family MFS transporter, producing MNKNHVFSWSVVIALGGFLFGFDTAVISGAEKLIQKYWALNAFEHGFTISIALIGTVIGSLLGAMPSDKLGRKNTLYIIAALYLVSSLGSALSTNWYLFLFFRFAGGLGVGASSVTAPIYISEIAPAERRGRLVALFQFNIVLGILISYLSNYLIGQIGNEPWRLMLGVQAVPSFIFLVLLRFVPESPRWLIQRKGNVDEARRILRLINPATADTIVTAIQQGALEVKQQTQNDPLFSSPHKTPVMLAMLFAIFNQVSGINAIIYYAPRIFEMTGLGTKSSLLSSVGLGFINFCFTLLAMNFIDRFGRRTLMIIGSFGLIVTLGLVSFSFYTQGSHPIANFAVPAYLLIYIAFFAFSQGAVIWVFISEIFPTSVRAKGQTLGSTTHWFMAAIIAFTFPYLAEKAGGGNTFLFFAVMMVLQLLFVWKLMPETKGKSLEQLGATLVIH
- a CDS encoding RagB/SusD family nutrient uptake outer membrane protein, with product MKKIYALCLLLIVAGSCNKQLEIAPKGVLSPDQVANPENIDNFVIAAYSPLGNGDINVSFSLWQYGDVMSDDAYKGGRDEGDGQEFHFMETFSNMRADFWQLDNLWYRIYIGISRANIALGYLNKIDATAYPQKAARQGEMRFLRGYYYFLLKELFYHIPYIDETVPQDSYATISNRTLSNDSLWEKIAGDFKFAADNLPATQTQVGRPSAAAANGFLAKARLFQAYTQDDQYNVTGVNTTHLNEVVAAADKAIGSAFHLENDYANNFLPGSFENGPESMFAIQYSQDDGTLYGRLNYGDALSVPQGLGCCDFHKPSQNFVNAFRTDVNGLPYLDTYNSQNLDFNTDNIDPRLDHTVGIPEHNWKYETTHIYKTTWNRNPGVYGVYASMKENVSPDCNCFVQTPPFFPNSKNKILLRFSEVLLMKAEALIELGRQDEALPLINQVRSRAAQSTGKLKNATGDYQAKYFTGTYQPGVNVDWTQVTARKALRFERRLELGQEAQRFFDLVRWGIAAETLNTYFSVERTRFSFLNNGNFSKHKNEYLPIPQNQINFARGVYQQNRGY
- a CDS encoding SusC/RagA family TonB-linked outer membrane protein, which gives rise to MKKIFTLLAVLWSACAFAQERPVNGTVTSRATQAPLPGVVVQSGAKGVITDTLGHFTIDAATGASITFRLMGMEPLTMIVPASRALRVSLVQNVNDLNQVVVTGYQTQKKADLTGAVSVVSVADLKKQAVANPIKALEGQVAGVVVTSSGSPSAPATIRIRGIGTLNDNDPLFVIDGVPTKAGMQELNSSDIETMQVLKDASAASIYGSRAANGVIIITTKQGRVGKMQVSANAYRGMQSYLTKPKLLNAGGYGQAYWQAAVNTGRDPNVNNIDYRFNWHADANGTPVLDKILLPQYLDAAGTMKTANTDWFDAISQPGVIQSYDLSISNGTDHSTSLFSLGYFDNKGIMKTTGFNRISARMNTTYKLLANRLTVGENFTINRTAEVTDPGVLNLSLQALPIIPVHTVDGTGWGGPVGGMNDRQNPVRLLEDNQQNKYRYIRIFGNAFADLTIIKGLNLRTSVGLDYGNYVLSNFLKTYQSGYLVNDVNKLTMNYSNNSKINWANTLNYNTTIGKHLVNAVIGTEFHKEKDQSFYASREGFAIENTNYTYLDAGTGTKDNGGGAAENALMSYFGKVNYSYNNRYLASATIRRDGSSRFGANHRYGTFPAFSLGWRIFEEAFFKQISSNGVLSDLKLRYGWGQTGNQEISNVAAYTLYVTDYAGGNPLNGPTSGTAYDIAGAHSGTLPSGYRITQRGNENLKWEASTMSNIGLDFGLFNQKITGSAEYYVKNTNDILIFPPYLAVLGEGGGQYVNGASMQNKGWEFTLTHQGRVGALQYQLNGNISGYKNKITNLPESVVNNYGGNGLNDNILGRPVNSFYGYVADGLFKTQKQVDNSATQQGKGLGRIRYKDLNGDGVIDNKDRTWIGRPHPDFTYGFNIALQYQNFDFSIFIQGVQGLDEINDVKYNTDFWSVAETGSNKGSRLLHSWTPQNPNSNIPALTTTDDNFESRFSTYFVEKGSYLKIRNAQLGFSLPSTTLQRMHIQKVRLYLGGDNLLLVMKSKSFTGLDPESPSYGYPNPTVFTAGANISF
- a CDS encoding carbohydrate kinase family protein; translated protein: MAYHLQQLGKTPAVISRIGFDELGKQLIETLEAKKINTEFFQMDEVKPTSVVTAEIRGGHEVVYNIVEDVAWDYIACNAELEALVAQARHFVFGTLSTRSKTTRDTLFQLLPFARNKVLDINLRPPFYNRNIIETLLSAATMVKMNKAELELITGWFSPLSNEIDRIKILKERFEIDTIVVTCGGDGAIFNHGAEYVTCEGISVPVADTVGSGDAFLAGIIAKMSEGAPLRDTLAFANQLAAFVTTQKGACSDYQLSAIYRLPVLNASV